In the Agrobacterium vitis genome, GCCGAGCAGCGCGCCGAGCATCATAGCCGACAGGATCGGCGGAATGGCGAAGATCACATCATTGATCCGCATGGTCAGCGCCTCGACCATGCCGCGCCGCGCCGCAACCGTGACGCCGAACAGCGTGCCGACGCCTGCGCCAAGCACCACAGCCGCCATGGCTGTCGACAGGGAATTCCAGGCCCCGACCATCAGCATCGAGGTCAGGTCGCGGCCCAGTTGGTCGGTTCCCAGCAGGCCATGCACCAGCGGCGGCTTCAGCTTGTAGACGATCTGCATCCGGGTCGGCGGCAACGGTGTCCAGACTAGCGACAGCAGGGCAATCGCCACCAGCAGGGTGATAATCAGCCCGCCGATCAGCAAAGTCGGGCGGAGAAAAAGACGGGTGAGCCGCCTAGTAGACGGCTTTGAGGTTGTCACGGTTGTGGTCATTTGCCCCTGCCTCGCAATCTTGGGTCCAGCACGAGATAAGAGAGATCGACAAGGAAATTCATGATGATGACCAGGCCCGCAAAGAACAGGACAACATCCTGCATGACGATGATGTCGCGCTGGTTCAGCGCCTGATAGGCAAGCCGCCCCAGACCCGGCAGGTTGAAGACATTTTCAATCAGGATGGCCCCGGCGATCAGGAAGGTGAATTGCAGGCCAAGAATGGTCATGACAGGCACCAGCGCATTCGGTACCGCATGACGCCACAAAGCTGCGCGCCGGGTCAGGCCCTTGGCGCGGGCGGTGCGGACGAAATCCTCGTTCATCACGTCAAGCACCGCCGAGCGGGTGACGCGGGTCAATACGCCTGCCTGCGGCAACGCCAGCGCTATGGCCGGCAGGGTCAGCGACAGCAGTGCCGGGCCGATCCCTGCCTGCCACCCGGCAAAGCCACCAGCTGGCATCCAGCCAAGCCCTATGGAGAAGCCGAGCACCAGCAGCAGACCAACCCAGAAACCCGGAACAGCGATGAACAGTTGCGACAGAAAGCCAGCCGCATAATCAAAGCCGCTATTACGTCGGGAGGCCGAGGCCACACCCATCGGGATGGCGATTGCCATGGACAGAAGGATCGCCATCACCGCCAAAGGCAGCGTAACGGTGAGGCGCTCCGCGATCAGGCCAGCCACCGGCACGCCGTAGGTATAGGACTGACCCAAATCCCCCGTCACGGCACCTGCCAGCCAGTGCAGATAGCGGATCGCCAGCGGTTGATCGAGGCCAAGCTCATGGCGCAACGCCGCCAGCGTATCGGGGCTTGCCGAGGTGCCTAACATGACGGCGGCGGGGTCGCCAGGTAACACATCCATCAAAACAAAGATCAGGATGGACACGGCAGCCAGTGTCAGGACAAGGCCGCCAAGCCGCCTGAGAATAAGGGCAAGCATTTCTGGTTTTCCTTCCGCACGGATTTTTGGGGACCGGCTCCGTGCAAGGACGAAACAGTCAATCTCACGTGCTCTTGCATCGGGAGGCGATGGCCGTTTCAGGTCATCGCCGATCAGGATCAATCCTCCCAATACACCTGTGACAAAACATTGGCTGGGATCGGTTCGTTTTCCCACAAGCCCTTGATTTTCTTGTTCCACACACCAAGCTTCGGCATGACGAACAGATAGAGGGCGGGTACGTCCTCCGCCAGGATCTGTTGCGCCTGACCGTAGAGCTTGGCCTGGGCCGCCGGATCGGATGTGGCCTGGATTTTCTTGATCGTCTCGTTGAAAACCGGGTTCTTATAGTTGAAATAATAGGGGTCGCGGGCATAGATATCGATATCCATTGGCTCGGCGTGAGCAACGATGGTCATGTCATAGTCCGTAGCCTTGAACACGTCCGACACCCATTTTCCCGGAAACTCGGTGGGCTCTATCGTCATCGTCACGCCAATTTCAGCCAGCATGGCCTGCATGATTTCGGCGCTGCGCGGCGCATAGGTCATTTGCGGGGTCTTGATGGTGAAGCTGAACCCGTTTGGATAGCCAGCCTCCTCCAGAAGCGCCTTGGCCTTTTCCGGGTTATAGGGCAGGACCTTGGTGGTATCGATATAGCCTGGATCGTTCGGCGTATAATGGCTGCCGATCACAGTGCCATAGCCGGACCAGGCGCCTTCCACCAGCGTCGAGCGATCAATCGCCATCATCAGCGCCTGGCGCACACGCTTGTCGTTGAACGGCTTGCGGGTGTTGTTCATGCCCGCCACGACCTTCAGCTCGGTATTGCCGACCACAGTCGCAAGCTTGGCGTCGTCCTTGAAACTGTCCATCAGTTCCGGCGCGCTGAACTCCGGAAAGGCATCGATGCCGCCGGATTTCAGCGCCGCCGCCTGGGCCTGGGCATCGGGAATGAAGCGGAACACCACCTTGTCGAGGCCAAGCTTCACCTGCTTGTTCCAGTAATCAGGGTTGGCGGCAAGCTCGACCCGGTCGCCCTTGGTCCAGCTGACGAATTTGAACGGGCCTGTGCCGATGGGATTGGTCTTGTCATCAGCGGCACTTTTCGGCGCCACCATCACGGAGGCGGGCCAGCCCAGCCAGTAGAGCAGCGAGCCCGCCGGTTCCTTCAGTTTCAAGACCAGCGTTGCCTTGTCCGGCGTCTCGATACTGTCGATGGCGCTGAAAAACCGTTTCTGGCCATTGACCGAGTCCGGGCCTCTCGCCCTGTCGAGCGTGAATTTCGCCACGGAGGAATCAAACGCCTCACCATCGTGAAAGGTCACGCCCTCCTGGAGCTTGAATGTGTAGGTGAGACCGTCGGGTGAAATTTCCCAGCTTTTCGCCAGCTGCGGCACGATCTTTCCGTCACGGTCGATGGCAACCAGCCCTTCAAAAATATTCTGCCAGGTCACCTGGCCGATGGCCACAGGGGCTGCCACCGTCGGATCAAGCCCGGTCGGCTCGATATTCATGCCGAGTGTCAGCGTCCTCTGGGCCGCCGTCGCCAGGCCGGGGCCGACAAGCGAGACTGTCGCCGCCAGCGTCATCAGCGCGATGCGACGCAAAGTGCCCGGCTTGAAAAAGCGTGCATGAACCATCGTCAAATTCCCCTTCGTGAACGCTCGTTTTTCCGTGTTTACCACGGGTGGCGTCATTGCCGAAAATACTGTCATTTCGCAAGCAACCACACAATGCAGTTTTTTGTGTTCTGCGTGGAGCGCAAAACGCTACACGCATATCTTCATTTCCCCATCTGCTCGCGCATGAACCGCTCAACCGCATCCACCAGCTTTGAAGCGGCAAACGACAATTGCCGGTCACCGGCGACGCACAGATCGATGGGTGTGCGGATGCCCGTCCCACCGGCAATCGGGATAATCACCAGTTCGCCGGACCGGCGTTCTCGCGCCACCGTCTGGGCTGGCAGCAGCGTCAAGGCGGCACCGCGCAAGACCAGTTCCCGCTGCATTTCCAGCGATCCCGTCACAAAGACCGGATCAAGCTCCAGACCGGCCTTGGAAAACCAGGC is a window encoding:
- a CDS encoding ABC transporter substrate-binding protein, encoding MTLAATVSLVGPGLATAAQRTLTLGMNIEPTGLDPTVAAPVAIGQVTWQNIFEGLVAIDRDGKIVPQLAKSWEISPDGLTYTFKLQEGVTFHDGEAFDSSVAKFTLDRARGPDSVNGQKRFFSAIDSIETPDKATLVLKLKEPAGSLLYWLGWPASVMVAPKSAADDKTNPIGTGPFKFVSWTKGDRVELAANPDYWNKQVKLGLDKVVFRFIPDAQAQAAALKSGGIDAFPEFSAPELMDSFKDDAKLATVVGNTELKVVAGMNNTRKPFNDKRVRQALMMAIDRSTLVEGAWSGYGTVIGSHYTPNDPGYIDTTKVLPYNPEKAKALLEEAGYPNGFSFTIKTPQMTYAPRSAEIMQAMLAEIGVTMTIEPTEFPGKWVSDVFKATDYDMTIVAHAEPMDIDIYARDPYYFNYKNPVFNETIKKIQATSDPAAQAKLYGQAQQILAEDVPALYLFVMPKLGVWNKKIKGLWENEPIPANVLSQVYWED
- a CDS encoding ABC transporter permease; amino-acid sequence: MLALILRRLGGLVLTLAAVSILIFVLMDVLPGDPAAVMLGTSASPDTLAALRHELGLDQPLAIRYLHWLAGAVTGDLGQSYTYGVPVAGLIAERLTVTLPLAVMAILLSMAIAIPMGVASASRRNSGFDYAAGFLSQLFIAVPGFWVGLLLVLGFSIGLGWMPAGGFAGWQAGIGPALLSLTLPAIALALPQAGVLTRVTRSAVLDVMNEDFVRTARAKGLTRRAALWRHAVPNALVPVMTILGLQFTFLIAGAILIENVFNLPGLGRLAYQALNQRDIIVMQDVVLFFAGLVIIMNFLVDLSYLVLDPRLRGRGK
- a CDS encoding ABC transporter permease, translating into MTTTVTTSKPSTRRLTRLFLRPTLLIGGLIITLLVAIALLSLVWTPLPPTRMQIVYKLKPPLVHGLLGTDQLGRDLTSMLMVGAWNSLSTAMAAVVLGAGVGTLFGVTVAARRGMVEALTMRINDVIFAIPPILSAMMLGALLGTGRFTAIIAIAVFMVPVFARVTASAALQVWSRDYVLAARAAGKGQVLITIEHVLPNIASQIIVQIAIQLGLAILTEAGLSFLGLGMPPPAPTWGRMLADSQTYLAAAPWLAILPGLAIALTVLGFNMLGDGLRDLLDPREKGRS